Proteins from one Desulfonema limicola genomic window:
- a CDS encoding glycosyltransferase family 2 protein, which translates to MLVIKSIYFISLFFFSFVCAGVLIRFIMLILSVIWISREKKMIKSVVNHYPKVSLLIPAYNEEDTIIESVTHAVNADYPDLEIIVVNDGSKDKTLSLIIDAFDLIEHKEKQITETIPTQQIIQIFKSETVNNLVVINKENGGKADALNCAINASSAQYVLALDADTHLTKNTIRYLIRPILQDKEIVVTSGSVRIISEKNSILSNLQKAEFVNSISLFRTGWNYINANLIVSGALGLFNKKVLFDVNGYHNLAIGEDMELIVRIHRRLLENHEPYKILQFALPTCFTQAVPSIKEMINQRKRWQKGLLSSLRLNTKLFFNPSYKAIGLIALPFYILFEALSPFIEVLGLFFYIFLIIYKSTGSIMPADNFAMASPFIIWFAGLVFAVFNDWLSITIDKMLLRGMSWKEYFQLLLSACTSPFFYHFLQVYCKIKGTVEYVSTIQTSTKWDTKR; encoded by the coding sequence ATGCTTGTAATCAAATCTATTTATTTTATTTCTTTATTCTTTTTCAGTTTTGTCTGTGCTGGGGTTCTTATCCGGTTTATCATGTTGATATTATCTGTTATCTGGATCAGCCGTGAAAAAAAAATGATCAAATCAGTTGTAAATCATTATCCCAAAGTATCATTATTGATACCTGCCTATAATGAAGAAGATACAATCATAGAAAGCGTAACCCATGCTGTTAATGCAGACTATCCTGATCTTGAAATTATTGTTGTTAATGACGGTTCAAAGGACAAGACACTTTCTTTAATAATAGACGCATTTGACCTTATAGAACATAAAGAAAAACAAATTACTGAAACAATTCCTACCCAGCAGATAATACAAATATTTAAAAGTGAAACTGTTAATAATCTTGTTGTCATTAATAAAGAAAACGGCGGTAAAGCAGATGCTTTAAACTGCGCTATTAATGCAAGCAGTGCCCAATATGTTCTTGCCCTTGATGCAGATACGCATTTGACAAAAAATACAATCAGATACCTGATAAGACCCATATTGCAGGATAAGGAAATTGTTGTTACAAGCGGAAGTGTCAGAATTATATCTGAAAAAAACTCCATCTTAAGCAACCTGCAAAAAGCTGAATTTGTAAACAGTATTTCTTTATTTAGAACCGGATGGAATTATATTAATGCAAACCTGATTGTTTCCGGTGCCCTGGGGCTTTTTAATAAAAAGGTTTTGTTTGATGTCAATGGCTATCATAACCTTGCTATTGGCGAAGACATGGAATTGATTGTAAGAATACACAGAAGGCTGCTGGAAAATCATGAACCGTATAAAATTTTACAATTTGCGCTTCCCACATGCTTTACCCAGGCAGTTCCAAGTATCAAAGAAATGATAAATCAGCGTAAACGCTGGCAAAAAGGGCTTCTTTCCTCACTTCGACTGAACACAAAACTTTTTTTCAATCCCAGCTATAAAGCTATTGGCTTGATTGCTCTGCCTTTTTATATCCTTTTTGAAGCTCTGTCCCCTTTTATTGAGGTACTTGGCCTGTTTTTTTATATATTTTTAATAATATACAAAAGCACCGGTTCAATAATGCCAGCAGATAATTTTGCAATGGCATCACCTTTTATAATATGGTTTGCAGGACTTGTATTTGCTGTTTTTAATGACTGGCTTTCCATAACCATTGACAAGATGTTATTAAGAGGAATGTCATGGAAAGAATATTTTCAGCTTCTTTTATCTGCCTGCACCAGCCCGTTTTTCTATCATTTTTTACAGGTTTACTGCAAAATCAAAGGAACTGTGGAGTATGTTTCAACTATTCAGACTTCAACAAAATGGGATACAAAACGGTGA
- a CDS encoding AAA family ATPase, with protein MEREFNDTGLCVPGRHYMADISGKIEKIIKLIEKGKYFTINRPRQFGKTTILAILDKQLNEKDDYAAIEITFEEIDLDIFQNHESYIHELLMMMLARLEFLNLEKPAGFIKENLEKITTFPGLSRFITQLIQNTMPNKKVVLMIDEVDKNSDNQLFLTLLAMLRNKYLQQNKGNDHTFHSVILAGVHDIKTLKAKIRSDDQRKYNSPWNIASDFKVDLSFSPTEIETMLQDYAREKNINLEIPAIAQKLYYYTSGYPWLVSKMCKFIDEDIVPQREDKNWSINDIEAAFRMITNEAYTSTLFDSLAKNMENNKKLYDLISMIVINGAGFSFTITNPVINLGHLYGILVPGKHGRCQIHNRIFEQRIYAHIMSEIIQTRYMKFNGFLIPEFYTGTRLNLKLVLQRFQTFMKENYSNRDAGFLEREGRLLFLAYLRPIINGRGFDFKEPVVSDEKRMDIVITYQDQRHVIELKIWHGQKYHEQGLKQLSDYLDTYSLKKGYLLVYDFNKNKEYRQENILFEDKEIFAVWV; from the coding sequence ATGGAAAGAGAATTTAATGACACAGGGCTGTGTGTCCCGGGAAGACACTATATGGCGGATATTTCCGGCAAGATTGAAAAAATCATCAAGCTGATTGAAAAAGGAAAATATTTCACCATTAACCGCCCCAGGCAGTTCGGCAAAACCACTATACTGGCAATTTTGGATAAACAGCTTAATGAAAAAGATGATTATGCTGCCATAGAAATTACCTTTGAGGAAATAGACCTGGATATATTTCAAAATCATGAATCATATATACATGAATTATTAATGATGATGCTTGCCAGGCTTGAATTTCTCAATCTTGAAAAACCAGCCGGATTTATTAAAGAAAACCTTGAAAAGATAACCACTTTCCCTGGTTTATCACGATTTATCACCCAATTAATCCAGAACACGATGCCGAATAAAAAGGTTGTTTTAATGATTGATGAGGTAGATAAAAACAGCGATAATCAATTATTTTTAACCTTACTTGCAATGCTTAGAAACAAGTATTTACAGCAAAATAAAGGAAATGATCACACCTTCCACTCGGTCATTCTTGCCGGAGTCCATGACATAAAAACCCTAAAGGCAAAAATCCGCTCTGATGATCAGAGAAAATACAACAGTCCCTGGAACATAGCTTCTGATTTTAAAGTGGATTTAAGCTTTTCCCCCACTGAAATAGAAACAATGCTGCAAGATTATGCCAGGGAAAAAAATATAAACCTGGAGATTCCTGCCATTGCGCAAAAACTGTATTACTACACCTCGGGCTATCCCTGGCTTGTAAGTAAAATGTGCAAATTTATTGACGAGGATATTGTGCCGCAAAGGGAGGATAAGAACTGGTCAATTAATGATATTGAAGCAGCATTCAGGATGATTACAAATGAGGCATATACTTCAACCCTTTTTGACAGCCTTGCAAAAAACATGGAGAATAATAAAAAACTTTATGACTTGATTTCCATGATTGTTATTAACGGGGCAGGTTTTTCTTTTACAATAACAAACCCTGTTATTAACCTGGGGCATCTGTATGGTATCTTAGTTCCAGGTAAACATGGACGCTGCCAGATTCACAACCGGATTTTTGAGCAAAGAATTTATGCACATATCATGTCTGAAATCATTCAGACAAGATACATGAAATTCAATGGTTTTCTTATTCCTGAATTTTATACAGGCACCAGACTGAATTTAAAGCTTGTTTTACAGCGCTTCCAAACCTTTATGAAAGAGAATTATTCAAACAGGGATGCGGGCTTTCTTGAACGTGAAGGGCGGCTGCTGTTTCTTGCCTATCTCAGACCCATTATAAACGGCAGGGGATTTGATTTCAAAGAGCCTGTTGTATCTGACGAGAAGCGCATGGATATTGTAATAACATACCAGGATCAGCGTCATGTTATTGAACTGAAAATCTGGCACGGTCAGAAATATCATGAACAGGGACTGAAACAATTAAGCGATTATCTTGACACTTATTCCCTGAAAAAAGGGTATCTGCTGGTCTATGATTTTAATAAGAACAAGGAATACAGGCAGGAAAATATTTTGTTTGAAGATAAGGAAATATTTGCAGTCTGGGTATGA
- a CDS encoding AAA family ATPase yields the protein MEREFNDTGLCVPGRHYMADISGKIEKIIKLIEKGKYFTINRPRQFGKTTILAILDKQLNEKDDYAAIEITFEEIDLDIFQNHESYIHELLMMMLARLEFLNLEKPAGFIKENLEKITTFPGLSRFITQLIQNTMPNKKVVLMIDEVDKNSDNQLFLTLLAMLRNKYLQQNKGNDHTFHSVILAGVHDIKTLKAKIRSDDQRKYNSPWNIASDFNVDLSFSPTEIETMLQDYVREKNINLEIPVIAQKLYYYTSGYPWLVSKMCKFIDEDIVPQREDKNWSINDIEAGFKMIADKAYSSTLFDSLVKNLENNEELYDLIFQIIINGRSLDFSIDDPVINLGHLYGILVNSERGRCRIHNRIFEQRIYAYMISKLLRTKFADINGFSSPEFYTGTRLNLKLVLQRFQTFMKENYSNRDAGFLEREGRLLFLAYLRPIINGRGFDFKEPVVSDEKRMDIVITYQDERHVIELKIWHGQKYHEQGLKQLSDYLDTYSLKKGYLLVYDFNKNKEYRQENILFEDKEIFAVWV from the coding sequence ATGGAAAGAGAATTTAATGACACAGGGCTGTGTGTCCCGGGAAGACACTATATGGCGGATATTTCCGGCAAGATTGAAAAAATCATCAAGCTGATTGAAAAAGGAAAATATTTCACCATTAACCGCCCCAGGCAGTTCGGCAAAACCACTATACTGGCAATTTTGGATAAACAGCTTAATGAAAAAGATGATTATGCTGCCATAGAAATTACCTTTGAGGAAATAGACCTGGATATATTTCAAAATCATGAATCATATATACATGAATTATTAATGATGATGCTTGCCAGGCTTGAATTTCTCAATCTTGAAAAACCAGCCGGATTTATTAAAGAAAACCTTGAAAAGATAACCACTTTCCCTGGTTTATCACGATTTATCACCCAATTAATCCAGAACACGATGCCGAATAAAAAGGTTGTTTTAATGATTGATGAGGTAGATAAAAACAGCGATAATCAATTATTTTTAACCTTACTTGCAATGCTTAGAAACAAGTATTTACAGCAAAATAAAGGAAATGATCACACCTTCCACTCGGTCATTCTTGCCGGAGTCCATGACATAAAAACCCTAAAGGCAAAAATCCGCTCTGATGATCAGAGAAAATACAACAGTCCCTGGAACATAGCTTCTGATTTTAACGTGGATTTAAGCTTTTCCCCCACTGAAATAGAAACAATGCTGCAAGATTATGTCAGGGAAAAAAATATAAACCTGGAGATTCCTGTCATTGCGCAGAAACTGTATTACTACACTTCGGGCTATCCCTGGCTTGTAAGTAAAATGTGCAAATTTATTGACGAGGATATTGTACCGCAAAGGGAGGATAAGAACTGGTCAATTAATGATATTGAAGCAGGTTTTAAGATGATTGCAGACAAGGCATATTCTTCAACCCTGTTTGACAGCCTGGTCAAGAACCTGGAAAACAATGAGGAACTCTATGACCTGATTTTCCAGATTATAATCAACGGCAGATCCCTGGATTTCAGCATAGACGACCCTGTAATCAACCTGGGGCATTTGTACGGCATACTTGTAAACTCAGAAAGGGGCAGGTGCAGGATTCATAACCGTATTTTTGAACAGCGGATTTATGCCTATATGATATCCAAACTTCTGAGAACAAAATTCGCAGATATAAACGGATTCAGCAGTCCTGAATTTTATACAGGCACCAGACTGAATTTAAAGCTTGTTTTACAGCGCTTCCAAACCTTTATGAAAGAGAATTATTCAAACAGGGATGCGGGCTTTCTTGAACGTGAAGGGCGGCTGCTGTTTCTTGCCTATCTCAGACCCATTATAAACGGCAGAGGATTTGATTTCAAAGAGCCTGTTGTATCTGACGAGAAGCGCATGGATATTGTAATAACATACCAGGACGAGCGCCATGTTATTGAACTGAAAATCTGGCACGGTCAGAAATATCATGAACAGGGGCTGAAACAATTAAGCGATTATCTTGACACTTATTCCCTGAAAAAAGGGTATCTGCTGGTCTATGATTTTAATAAGAACAAGGAATACAGGCAGGAAAATATTTTGTTTGAAGATAAGGAAATATTTGCAGTCTGGGTATAA
- a CDS encoding thermonuclease family protein: protein MSKILSNYAAIGAGLIIIFFIIYFVFRKNDPLPEPDPKCIWHTTAKVDRVYDGDTIFAHVKGHKPIDKKPVGIRVRGIDAPEMNAKSPALKKKAEKAKALVEQQIEKARTVHLYNVSMNDKYGRILATVFCDRTDLAKMLKEKKLAKAYDGGKKPKW, encoded by the coding sequence ATGAGTAAAATATTATCAAACTATGCAGCCATAGGGGCTGGATTAATTATTATTTTTTTTATAATATACTTTGTGTTCAGAAAAAACGACCCTCTTCCTGAACCTGATCCAAAATGTATATGGCATACAACAGCAAAGGTTGACAGGGTTTATGACGGAGACACAATCTTTGCCCATGTTAAAGGCCATAAACCTATTGATAAAAAACCGGTTGGCATTCGTGTTCGAGGCATTGATGCCCCTGAGATGAATGCCAAAAGTCCGGCACTCAAAAAAAAGGCTGAAAAGGCCAAAGCACTTGTTGAACAGCAGATTGAAAAAGCCAGGACAGTGCATTTATATAATGTGAGCATGAACGATAAATACGGAAGAATACTGGCAACTGTATTTTGCGACCGTACTGATCTGGCTAAAATGTTAAAGGAAAAAAAGCTTGCAAAAGCCTATGACGGCGGTAAAAAACCTAAATGGTAA
- a CDS encoding ketopantoate reductase family protein, which produces MRIAIVGAGAMGSLFGSMLSMVSDVYLIDPYEDHVNAINEKGLIVEQEDKTSAKFRIFAASDPFQVKQGIDLAIIFTKSYMTAQAAKTALPLLSEKGLILTLQNGLGNMELIADIAGKQRTIAGVTSHGGTLAGPGHVRHAGKGPTYIAPASSNTPSINHIKDIFQAAGIETIISQNLDTLIWGKLIINAGINALAAIIRVPNGTLLTPESEKIMEQAVNEAVNIANALNIELPYDKPFEQVKEVCKKTFANKASMLQDILRGARTEIDVINQAIVKKGRELGIDTPCNAFLSDIIKALEATWENRI; this is translated from the coding sequence ATGCGTATTGCAATAGTTGGTGCCGGGGCAATGGGATCTCTTTTTGGTTCCATGCTCTCTATGGTTTCAGATGTTTATCTTATTGATCCATATGAAGATCATGTAAATGCCATAAATGAGAAAGGCTTAATTGTGGAACAGGAAGATAAAACCTCTGCCAAATTCCGCATTTTTGCAGCTTCCGATCCTTTTCAGGTAAAACAAGGCATTGACCTTGCCATTATTTTTACAAAATCCTATATGACAGCCCAGGCTGCAAAAACTGCACTGCCCCTTTTATCTGAAAAAGGACTGATACTTACCCTTCAAAACGGGCTGGGCAATATGGAGTTGATAGCAGATATTGCAGGAAAACAAAGAACAATAGCCGGAGTAACCTCACACGGCGGCACACTCGCAGGGCCGGGACATGTACGCCATGCAGGAAAGGGTCCCACCTATATAGCCCCTGCCTCATCAAATACCCCTTCTATCAATCATATAAAAGATATTTTCCAGGCTGCAGGAATTGAGACAATAATCTCCCAAAACCTGGATACACTTATCTGGGGCAAGCTTATAATCAATGCTGGTATTAATGCTCTTGCAGCCATAATCAGGGTTCCCAACGGAACACTGCTGACCCCTGAAAGTGAAAAAATCATGGAACAGGCTGTAAACGAGGCTGTCAATATAGCCAATGCGCTCAATATTGAACTGCCTTATGACAAACCTTTTGAGCAGGTTAAAGAAGTCTGCAAAAAAACCTTTGCCAACAAAGCAAGTATGCTTCAGGATATACTCAGAGGTGCGCGTACTGAAATAGATGTTATAAATCAGGCAATTGTTAAAAAAGGCAGGGAACTTGGCATTGATACTCCCTGCAACGCTTTTTTATCTGACATTATTAAAGCCCTTGAAGCAACATGGGAAAATAGAATTTAG
- a CDS encoding pentapeptide repeat-containing protein produces MFKSIKKLFKKETELTAHTKILQGLDVWNKWREENPEIKPDLEGINLNGANLCKANFGKTNLFGANLFGANLDRATMIGAVLEGANLHGANLTRANLHGAMLDGANLHGAVLDSATLHGARLTGAVLGQASLEKANLFEANLEKANLFGANLEQANLFRANLSHANLSRSSFIRANLSLADLSRANLSRANLSRANLIESKLTLANMTAANITGAKLYGTARDNWKIDSMICDYVFWDIEGRERTPKHRDFKPGEFEALYEQLPVLEYFFQETITPVDVILMNQITASINAKHPDFELKLNSWDLRGRPHAAFTVIHKNYSEQALKEITEAYENWLDLEQSHKDRLLEIFSIFVKNPQMIYTQTIQTLIQVHSGK; encoded by the coding sequence ATGTTTAAAAGCATTAAAAAACTTTTTAAGAAAGAAACAGAATTAACTGCACATACAAAAATTTTGCAGGGGCTTGATGTATGGAATAAGTGGAGAGAGGAAAATCCTGAAATAAAGCCTGACCTGGAAGGCATAAACCTTAATGGGGCAAACTTATGCAAAGCAAATTTTGGCAAAACAAATCTTTTTGGTGCAAATCTTTTTGGTGCAAACCTTGACCGGGCAACTATGATAGGTGCAGTTCTTGAAGGAGCCAATCTTCACGGGGCAAACCTGACCAGGGCAAACCTTCACGGTGCCATGCTTGACGGAGCAAATCTTCACGGTGCAGTTCTTGACTCTGCAACCCTGCATGGAGCAAGATTGACAGGTGCAGTGCTGGGTCAGGCAAGCCTTGAAAAAGCAAATCTTTTTGAGGCAAATCTTGAAAAAGCAAATCTTTTTGGAGCAAACCTTGAACAGGCAAATCTTTTCAGGGCTAACTTAAGCCATGCCAACCTTAGCAGATCCTCATTTATAAGGGCGAATTTAAGCCTTGCAGATTTGAGCCGTGCCAACCTGAGCCGTGCCAACCTGAGCCGTGCCAATCTGATTGAATCAAAATTGACACTTGCAAATATGACAGCAGCAAATATAACCGGAGCAAAACTCTACGGTACTGCCCGTGATAACTGGAAAATTGACAGCATGATATGTGATTATGTTTTCTGGGATATTGAAGGCAGGGAACGCACCCCAAAACACAGGGATTTTAAACCTGGGGAATTTGAAGCCCTGTATGAACAGCTTCCTGTATTGGAATACTTTTTCCAGGAAACTATAACCCCTGTTGATGTTATTCTCATGAATCAGATTACGGCCAGTATAAATGCCAAACATCCTGATTTTGAACTAAAACTTAATTCATGGGATTTAAGAGGGCGGCCCCATGCTGCATTTACAGTAATACATAAAAATTATTCTGAGCAGGCTTTAAAAGAAATAACAGAAGCTTATGAAAACTGGCTTGATTTGGAGCAGTCCCACAAAGACCGGCTCTTAGAGATTTTTTCCATATTTGTTAAAAACCCCCAGATGATTTATACTCAAACCATTCAAACCCTTATTCAAGTTCATTCTGGAAAATAG
- a CDS encoding DUF4198 domain-containing protein: MRKLSLISLLSAAWIFLTTPAFAHFGMLIPSDSMVMQGENKNITINASFSHPFEMIGMELVKPKIFGVIANSTKEDLLGSLKQVKVMEYPSWSADYGIKRPGVYMFYMEPQPYWEPAEDLFIIHYTKTVVTAFGDDEGWDSEIGLKTEIVPLSKPYGLYAGNVFQGIVKLDGKPVSYTEVEVEYYNKDKKYEAPTNYMVTQTVKADQNGVFTYSAPISGWWGFSALTTADFKIKHEGQDKDVEIGAVIWVMFEDLQTK; this comes from the coding sequence ATGAGAAAATTATCTTTAATTTCTTTGTTGTCAGCGGCTTGGATATTTTTAACAACACCTGCTTTTGCTCATTTTGGAATGCTTATACCTTCGGATTCTATGGTTATGCAGGGAGAAAATAAAAATATCACAATAAATGCATCTTTTTCCCATCCTTTTGAAATGATTGGCATGGAACTTGTTAAACCAAAGATATTTGGTGTTATTGCAAACAGCACTAAAGAAGATTTACTTGGTTCGTTAAAACAGGTTAAGGTAATGGAATATCCGTCCTGGTCAGCAGATTACGGGATAAAAAGACCTGGTGTGTATATGTTTTATATGGAACCCCAGCCCTACTGGGAACCTGCTGAAGATTTATTTATTATTCATTATACTAAAACTGTGGTAACAGCATTTGGTGATGATGAAGGATGGGATAGTGAGATTGGCCTGAAAACTGAGATTGTTCCCCTGTCAAAACCTTATGGGCTTTATGCTGGAAATGTATTTCAGGGGATTGTCAAACTGGATGGCAAACCTGTTTCTTATACTGAAGTGGAAGTTGAATATTATAATAAGGATAAAAAATATGAAGCGCCCACAAATTATATGGTAACCCAGACTGTTAAGGCAGATCAAAACGGTGTTTTTACCTATTCAGCCCCAATATCAGGCTGGTGGGGATTTTCTGCACTCACTACCGCAGATTTTAAAATTAAACATGAAGGACAAGACAAGGATGTTGAAATCGGGGCTGTTATCTGGGTCATGTTTGAGGATTTACAAACCAAATAA